In the Bradyrhizobium guangzhouense genome, one interval contains:
- a CDS encoding alpha/beta fold hydrolase, translated as MLLAPAARAEQQFPSSFQTKSIPANGTEIHVRVGGKGPAVILIHGFGDTGDMWARLGADLARDHTVVVPDLRGMGLSGKPENGYDKYTQAADMRALLQSLGIDKAVVVGHDIGTMVGYAYAARYRDLTEKLVVMDAPVPGVPPWDEIVRSPQLWHFDFGGPDMERLVKGRERIYLDRFWNEFAGTPSKVDEATRRHYAKLYARPGAMHAAFAQFRAIRTDAEDNKKAIATKLAMPVLAIGGEKSFGKMEAVVMRNAASDVTEVVIPGAGHWLMEEDPAATIKAVREFLDGKK; from the coding sequence ATGCTGCTCGCGCCCGCCGCCCGCGCCGAGCAACAATTCCCGTCCAGCTTCCAGACCAAGTCGATCCCAGCCAACGGCACGGAGATCCATGTGCGCGTCGGCGGCAAGGGACCCGCCGTGATCCTGATCCACGGCTTTGGCGATACCGGCGACATGTGGGCCAGGTTGGGTGCGGACCTTGCGCGCGACCACACCGTGGTCGTGCCCGACCTGCGCGGCATGGGCCTCTCCGGCAAGCCCGAGAACGGCTACGACAAATATACGCAGGCCGCCGACATGCGCGCCCTCCTCCAGTCGCTCGGCATCGACAAGGCCGTCGTCGTCGGACACGACATCGGCACCATGGTGGGCTATGCCTACGCCGCGCGCTATCGCGATCTGACCGAAAAGCTTGTTGTCATGGACGCCCCCGTCCCCGGCGTGCCGCCGTGGGACGAGATCGTCCGCAGCCCGCAGCTCTGGCACTTCGATTTCGGCGGCCCCGACATGGAGCGGCTGGTGAAGGGCCGCGAGCGCATCTATCTCGACCGCTTCTGGAACGAGTTTGCCGGCACGCCCTCAAAAGTCGACGAGGCGACCCGCCGTCACTACGCAAAACTCTATGCGCGCCCCGGCGCCATGCACGCGGCCTTCGCCCAGTTCAGGGCGATCCGCACCGACGCCGAGGACAACAAGAAGGCGATCGCGACCAAGCTGGCGATGCCCGTGCTCGCCATCGGCGGCGAGAAATCGTTCGGCAAGATGGAAGCCGTCGTGATGCGGAACGCAGCGAGCGACGTCACCGAGGTCGTGATTCCAGGCGCCGGGCACTGGCTGATGGAGGAGGATCCGGCGGCGACGATCAAGGCGGTGCGGGAGTTCCTCGACGGGAAGAAATAG
- a CDS encoding LysR family transcriptional regulator codes for MDKVASLRAFVKVVESGSFAEAGRQLRLSRSAISKYIADLEESLGVQLLNRTTRHASPTESGQRYFERAVVILSEIEAADQAVTQAQSAPRGLLRVNAPMSFGTMRLGPVLADFMEAYPELQLQIVLSDDLLDPVQDGFDVTLRIAELESSSLIARKIMPVPRMICASPDYLARHGTPRHPQDLRAHASLTYGFLLTGNQWKLSGADGDHWIQPDWSLCVNNAEVLRDAAIKGRGLALLPEFIAADPLKKGKLRTVLDEYSAPPLALYAVYPPTRHLSVKVRLFIDFLVERFGREEEAGVRAR; via the coding sequence TTGGATAAGGTCGCCAGTCTCCGCGCTTTCGTGAAGGTGGTCGAAAGCGGCAGCTTTGCCGAGGCCGGGCGGCAGCTGCGGCTGTCGCGCTCGGCCATCAGCAAATACATCGCCGACCTCGAGGAGAGCCTCGGCGTCCAGCTTTTGAACCGGACCACCCGCCACGCCAGCCCGACCGAGAGCGGCCAGCGCTATTTCGAGCGCGCCGTCGTGATCCTCTCCGAGATCGAGGCCGCCGATCAGGCCGTGACGCAGGCCCAATCGGCGCCGCGGGGGCTGTTGCGCGTCAACGCGCCGATGTCGTTCGGCACGATGCGGCTTGGGCCTGTTCTCGCCGATTTCATGGAGGCGTATCCGGAGCTCCAGCTCCAGATCGTGCTCAGCGACGATCTGCTCGATCCCGTGCAGGACGGCTTTGACGTGACGCTGCGGATCGCGGAGCTGGAATCGTCGAGCCTGATCGCGCGCAAAATCATGCCGGTGCCGCGCATGATCTGCGCCTCACCCGATTATCTCGCGCGCCACGGCACGCCAAGACATCCGCAGGATCTGCGCGCGCATGCTTCGCTGACCTACGGCTTCCTACTGACGGGCAATCAGTGGAAGCTGTCAGGCGCCGACGGCGATCACTGGATCCAGCCGGACTGGTCGCTTTGCGTCAACAATGCCGAGGTGCTGCGGGATGCCGCGATCAAGGGCAGGGGGCTCGCGCTGCTGCCCGAGTTCATCGCTGCCGATCCGTTGAAGAAGGGCAAGCTGCGGACCGTGCTGGACGAGTATTCCGCGCCACCGCTCGCGCTCTATGCGGTGTACCCGCCGACGCGGCATCTGTCGGTGAAGGTGCGGCTGTTCATTGATTTTCTGGTGGAGCGGTTTGGGCGGGAAGAGGAGGCGGGTGTGCGGGCGCGCTGA
- a CDS encoding ring-cleaving dioxygenase produces MSGLHHVTAIAGDPIRNFGFYTRDLGLRFVKKTVNFDDPGTYHFYYGDETGRPGTILTFFPWAGVSPGRRGVGETHQTAFRVPQRSLGYWTQRFIEKGIAYEALEKRFGESVLPFTDPDGMALALVGIPGAENEPGWSNGDVPPEHAIRGFHGVTLLLDSAAKTAAVLTDVLGFTETGREGSVIRFKASGDAQGNVLDIYEAKGFLRGHQGGGSVHHIAFRAADDAEQGKMAQKLVSNHGLHPTEQRDRNYFRSIYFREPGGVLFEIATDIPGFAVDEPVATLGRDLKLPSFLEQHRKQIEGVLPSLEATAS; encoded by the coding sequence ATGTCTGGACTGCACCACGTCACCGCGATCGCCGGCGACCCCATCCGCAATTTCGGCTTTTACACCAGGGATCTCGGCCTGCGCTTCGTCAAGAAGACGGTCAATTTCGACGATCCCGGCACCTATCACTTTTATTATGGCGACGAGACCGGCCGCCCCGGCACCATCCTGACCTTCTTCCCCTGGGCCGGCGTGTCGCCGGGGCGCCGCGGCGTCGGCGAGACTCACCAAACTGCTTTCCGCGTGCCGCAGCGCTCGCTCGGCTACTGGACCCAACGCTTCATCGAGAAGGGCATCGCCTATGAGGCGCTGGAGAAGCGCTTCGGCGAGTCCGTGCTGCCGTTCACCGATCCTGACGGCATGGCGCTCGCCCTCGTCGGCATTCCCGGTGCCGAGAACGAGCCCGGCTGGAGCAATGGCGACGTGCCCCCAGAGCACGCGATCCGCGGCTTCCACGGCGTGACCCTGCTGCTCGACAGCGCCGCGAAGACGGCTGCCGTCCTCACCGACGTGCTCGGCTTCACGGAGACCGGGCGCGAAGGCTCCGTGATCCGCTTCAAGGCATCAGGCGATGCCCAAGGCAATGTCCTCGACATCTATGAAGCCAAGGGTTTTCTGCGCGGACATCAGGGCGGCGGCTCGGTGCACCACATCGCCTTCCGCGCGGCCGACGACGCCGAGCAGGGCAAGATGGCACAAAAGCTCGTGAGCAATCACGGCCTGCATCCGACCGAGCAGCGCGACCGCAACTACTTCCGCTCGATCTATTTCCGCGAACCCGGCGGCGTGCTGTTCGAGATCGCAACCGATATACCCGGCTTCGCCGTGGACGAACCCGTGGCCACGCTCGGACGCGACCTGAAACTGCCGAGCTTCCTCGAACAACACCGCAAGCAGATCGAGGGTGTGCTGCCGAGCCTGGAAGCGACCGCATCATGA
- a CDS encoding alpha/beta hydrolase, which yields MTEFIHRFEPATRAGSPPLLLLHGTGGNENDLLGLGKMISPGSALLSPRGRVLEHGMPRFFRRLAEGVFDEDDVRRRAHELGDFVTAARKRYGIAAPVAVGFSNGANIAAALLLLKPDMLAGAILLRAMVPLSDPPKVELGGKPVLLLSGQADPVMPASNAARLAALLSEAGARVDHKVLPAGHQLSQADVTLARNWIGSVGAKAA from the coding sequence ATGACCGAGTTCATCCATCGCTTCGAGCCCGCAACCCGCGCGGGCTCCCCGCCTCTGCTGCTCCTGCACGGCACCGGCGGTAACGAGAACGATCTGCTCGGGCTCGGCAAGATGATCTCGCCGGGCTCGGCGCTGCTCTCGCCGCGCGGCCGCGTGCTCGAGCACGGCATGCCGCGCTTCTTCCGTCGTCTCGCGGAGGGCGTGTTCGACGAGGACGACGTGCGTCGCCGTGCGCACGAGCTCGGCGACTTCGTTACCGCCGCGCGCAAGCGTTACGGCATCGCCGCGCCCGTTGCGGTCGGCTTCTCCAACGGCGCCAACATCGCAGCCGCGCTGCTGTTGCTGAAGCCGGACATGCTGGCCGGCGCGATCCTGCTGCGTGCGATGGTGCCGTTGTCGGATCCGCCGAAGGTCGAACTCGGCGGCAAGCCGGTGCTGCTGCTGTCGGGCCAGGCGGATCCGGTCATGCCGGCGAGCAATGCGGCCAGGCTTGCGGCACTGCTGTCGGAAGCAGGCGCGCGCGTCGACCACAAGGTCCTGCCCGCGGGACATCAGCTGTCGCAAGCCGACGTGACGCTGGCGCGCAACTGGATCGGGAGCGTCGGGGCGAAGGCGGCATGA
- a CDS encoding LysR family transcriptional regulator: MSTTNLPPDVSRLLAFVRVVEAGSFAEAARRAGTTTSAMSKAVARFEKARGLRLLHRSTHSLALTEEGDRLMAAGRALLESLARVQSALGEVARDDGGRVRVTAPASFARACILPRLPAFLRERPEIEIEVKFRNEILDLAAEGVDVAIRSGPLDRAPGHKARRLCTFSWIACASPAYLKARGVPASPYELSAHDHVGFRNPASGQILTWRFVDPHGKGAIRVTPKAKHICDDAHASLALIVNGFGIGWGPAWLVDQDLRTGRLVEVLAPWRAAGEPLWMLRTSGGRPPLRTQRVMSFLATLPAAFGGKAA; the protein is encoded by the coding sequence ATGTCCACAACAAATTTGCCTCCCGACGTCTCGCGTCTTCTCGCCTTTGTCCGCGTCGTCGAGGCGGGCTCCTTCGCTGAAGCCGCGCGGCGGGCAGGGACGACCACCTCGGCGATGTCCAAGGCGGTCGCCCGCTTCGAGAAGGCTCGCGGGTTGCGGCTTTTGCATCGCTCCACGCATTCGTTGGCGCTGACCGAAGAGGGCGACAGGCTGATGGCGGCGGGACGCGCGTTGCTCGAAAGTCTCGCCCGTGTCCAATCCGCGCTCGGCGAAGTCGCGCGCGACGATGGCGGACGGGTGCGCGTGACCGCACCGGCCTCGTTCGCGCGCGCCTGCATCCTGCCGCGACTTCCCGCGTTCCTGCGGGAACGACCGGAAATCGAAATCGAGGTCAAATTCCGCAACGAGATTCTCGATCTCGCGGCGGAAGGCGTCGACGTCGCAATCCGCTCGGGGCCGCTCGACCGCGCGCCGGGCCACAAGGCGCGGCGGCTGTGCACGTTCTCCTGGATTGCTTGCGCCTCGCCTGCCTATCTGAAGGCGCGCGGCGTACCGGCGAGTCCATACGAGCTTTCCGCGCACGACCACGTCGGCTTCCGGAATCCCGCAAGCGGTCAGATCCTGACCTGGCGCTTCGTCGATCCGCACGGCAAAGGAGCCATACGCGTCACGCCCAAGGCCAAGCACATTTGCGACGACGCGCACGCGTCGCTCGCTTTGATCGTGAATGGGTTTGGGATCGGCTGGGGGCCGGCGTGGCTCGTCGACCAAGACCTTCGCACCGGCCGGCTGGTCGAAGTGCTGGCACCCTGGCGCGCGGCTGGCGAGCCCCTATGGATGCTGCGCACCTCCGGCGGCCGCCCGCCCTTGCGCACACAGCGCGTCATGTCGTTCCTCGCCACGCTTCCCGCCGCGTTCGGCGGCAAGGCGGCGTGA
- a CDS encoding MFS transporter, translating to MTNIAQANSRGGAGEGCGSGAVDTSTRIGSTSVGRASRSTWIAIALSFVAVVLDGLDTSSIGVAAPAIAAHFAVPPAALTAAFVLTSVGAVLGYLASGPLVSRFEARPVLIASVAMFGVLSLATPLAGSVGQLAALRLVTAIGLGAALPSAIAIATSQCPPRLRETAAVIVGTGLAAGGILGGVLGAVLTAHLGWQSIFIIGGALPLALSLVLLLWLPRRAAAGDLVSINQRDLHRGGLKPIGDLLATGLGARTISLWLFSFLIFADGYALVFWLPTLLIKFGFSPEYAQLGISFFSAGGLVANVTVMLLVSRLPIARILLSGLVVGVISAAGLAAHDLIPIGVWLLIAGTGAGLISCSVGQSALAVAIYPEALRTHGVGFSAAAGRIGSIIGPAVAGLLISMGVAPKAIVLAATIPALVAILALLQHMRTPTRT from the coding sequence GTGACGAACATAGCGCAAGCGAATTCGCGAGGAGGCGCCGGCGAAGGATGCGGCTCCGGCGCCGTCGACACCAGCACCCGCATTGGCAGCACGTCCGTTGGACGCGCATCGAGGTCGACCTGGATCGCGATCGCGCTCAGCTTCGTCGCGGTCGTGCTCGACGGACTGGATACCAGTTCGATCGGTGTGGCGGCTCCCGCGATCGCGGCTCACTTCGCAGTGCCGCCGGCGGCGCTCACAGCTGCATTCGTGCTGACAAGCGTCGGCGCGGTGCTCGGCTATCTGGCCTCCGGCCCGCTGGTCAGCCGCTTTGAGGCGCGTCCTGTCCTGATCGCAAGCGTGGCAATGTTCGGCGTTCTCTCGCTGGCAACGCCGCTTGCGGGCTCCGTTGGTCAGCTTGCGGCGCTGCGCCTGGTTACGGCAATCGGACTCGGCGCAGCGTTACCATCGGCCATCGCCATTGCGACATCGCAATGCCCGCCACGGCTGAGGGAGACGGCTGCAGTCATTGTCGGCACCGGGCTCGCCGCGGGCGGCATCCTGGGCGGTGTGCTGGGCGCAGTCCTGACCGCTCATTTGGGTTGGCAGTCCATCTTCATCATCGGCGGCGCCCTGCCGCTTGCGCTCTCGCTCGTTCTCCTGCTTTGGTTGCCCAGGCGGGCCGCAGCGGGCGATCTGGTGTCAATAAATCAACGCGATCTGCACCGGGGCGGTCTCAAGCCGATCGGAGATCTGCTCGCCACGGGCCTTGGGGCAAGGACCATCAGCCTCTGGCTATTCTCATTCTTGATATTCGCCGACGGCTACGCGCTGGTGTTCTGGCTGCCGACGCTGCTCATCAAGTTTGGTTTCTCGCCCGAATACGCCCAGCTCGGCATCAGCTTCTTCAGCGCCGGGGGGCTGGTCGCCAATGTCACCGTGATGCTGCTCGTGAGCAGGCTTCCGATTGCGCGTATCCTGTTGTCGGGCTTGGTCGTCGGGGTCATCTCTGCCGCGGGGCTTGCGGCGCACGATCTGATCCCGATCGGTGTCTGGCTGCTGATTGCCGGAACGGGCGCGGGTCTGATCTCATGCAGTGTCGGTCAGTCTGCTCTCGCGGTGGCGATCTATCCCGAAGCGCTTCGCACCCACGGCGTCGGCTTCTCGGCTGCGGCCGGCCGCATCGGATCGATCATCGGTCCCGCGGTCGCAGGTTTGCTGATTTCGATGGGCGTTGCGCCGAAAGCGATTGTGCTTGCGGCGACGATTCCCGCGCTGGTTGCGATCCTCGCGCTGCTTCAGCACATGCGGACGCCGACACGGACGTAA
- a CDS encoding carboxylesterase/lipase family protein → MTAVEHVELDTPFGRLRGARSEGVTAFRKVPYAEAPVGRLRFEMPSAAPRWAGVRDAIAAGPVPPQNPSRLDAVMGTYDVEQSEDCLHLDIWTGHVPEDRAPVLVFIHGGAFMTGGGSLPCYDGGILAKENGLVVVNITYRLGILGFFPHPSLGGLNLGLHDQVAALRWITQAISAFGGDPQRITVIGQSAGAFSIAAFAGTEAGAGLFNRAILMSAPVGIKLRTVEQSRPVANAILDVLGIAADDVDKLRTIPVDRALEGLRLLQRRPPAIPGDISPPFMPVLDDTLVQCDPIESIRTGGARWCDMMIGATREEYAAFSISNPSLDELSEDALEDLIRSHGEYDASATLARLRSARVPATPRMLLGDFYSERMFTRQSLEIAATQSGLGRKAFTYLFDWQAPVPGLGACHCIDLPFLFGNIDVWQAASMVKGADRREVRDLSRLFRGSIAAFAAAGDPNGHGLPEWPAYTANQTVLHFDRRIAASRYIA, encoded by the coding sequence ATGACTGCCGTAGAGCATGTTGAGCTGGACACGCCGTTTGGTCGGCTGCGCGGCGCGAGATCGGAGGGCGTGACCGCGTTCCGGAAAGTCCCCTACGCGGAAGCCCCCGTCGGCCGGTTGCGCTTTGAGATGCCGTCAGCGGCGCCGCGATGGGCAGGTGTTCGCGACGCCATCGCGGCCGGGCCGGTTCCTCCGCAAAATCCGTCGCGTCTCGATGCGGTGATGGGCACCTACGATGTCGAACAAAGTGAGGATTGCCTCCATCTGGACATCTGGACCGGTCATGTGCCGGAAGATCGAGCGCCTGTCCTGGTGTTCATTCACGGCGGCGCCTTCATGACCGGAGGTGGATCGCTGCCTTGTTACGACGGGGGCATTCTCGCGAAGGAGAATGGTCTCGTCGTGGTCAACATCACCTATCGTTTGGGCATTCTCGGCTTCTTTCCGCACCCCAGCCTTGGCGGTCTGAACCTCGGCCTGCACGACCAGGTCGCGGCATTGCGCTGGATCACGCAGGCCATCAGCGCGTTCGGCGGCGATCCGCAGCGGATCACGGTAATCGGCCAATCGGCCGGTGCCTTCAGCATCGCGGCTTTTGCCGGCACCGAAGCCGGAGCTGGGCTGTTCAATCGGGCGATCCTGATGAGCGCGCCGGTCGGCATCAAGCTGCGTACCGTCGAACAGTCGCGACCGGTCGCCAATGCGATCCTCGATGTTCTCGGGATTGCCGCTGACGACGTCGACAAGCTTCGAACCATCCCGGTCGATCGCGCCCTCGAGGGCTTGCGCCTGCTGCAAAGGCGGCCGCCGGCGATCCCCGGTGATATCTCGCCACCTTTCATGCCTGTGCTGGATGATACGCTCGTGCAATGCGACCCTATCGAGTCCATTCGCACTGGCGGAGCGCGTTGGTGCGACATGATGATCGGGGCGACGCGCGAGGAGTACGCCGCGTTCTCGATCTCGAACCCCTCGCTCGACGAGTTGTCCGAGGATGCGCTGGAGGACTTGATCCGATCGCACGGTGAATACGACGCGAGCGCGACGCTGGCAAGATTGCGTTCCGCGCGGGTGCCCGCGACGCCTCGCATGCTCCTGGGCGACTTCTACAGCGAACGGATGTTTACCCGGCAGAGCCTGGAGATCGCCGCCACGCAGTCCGGACTCGGTCGAAAAGCGTTCACCTATCTGTTCGACTGGCAGGCGCCCGTTCCGGGACTGGGAGCCTGCCATTGCATCGATCTTCCGTTCCTGTTCGGCAACATCGACGTCTGGCAGGCGGCTTCGATGGTCAAAGGCGCGGACCGGCGCGAAGTCCGGGACTTGAGCCGGCTCTTCAGAGGCTCGATCGCCGCGTTTGCGGCTGCGGGAGATCCCAACGGTCACGGTCTGCCCGAATGGCCCGCCTACACAGCGAATCAGACCGTCCTGCACTTTGATCGCCGGATCGCGGCATCACGATACATCGCCTGA
- a CDS encoding LysR substrate-binding domain-containing protein, whose product MGTVDDLTLLVEIIEAGSLSAASRKTGISKSSLSRRIGDLESQLGVHLVHRGPRNFAPTEIGLSVYERSQKIREELVAIKALAEDRTNRPSGMLRISCPAVLSEILVTDFAIQFAETYPDVRLTLDNTKGTFDPKIDHYDLAIHPVREDLADSELICQKLAITPYRLVAAPDLMARMAACTSPADLEGLPGIGWGADGFMARWRLLGANVETTEINLKLKFSANNLNIIRQAALRGLGLARLPMPMCEADLLSGRLVQPLPGWSPPPVTFYALYPSRRSLTVAGKLFLTGLAKFLQDRLRSLDAPQQQVSAPAVEPKSQRASKRRGRRSTKR is encoded by the coding sequence ATGGGTACAGTCGATGACCTGACGCTCCTTGTCGAAATCATCGAGGCCGGCAGCCTGTCGGCGGCGAGCCGCAAGACCGGCATTTCGAAGTCGAGCCTCAGCCGAAGAATTGGTGACCTCGAAAGCCAGCTCGGCGTGCATCTCGTCCACCGCGGCCCGCGAAACTTTGCGCCGACTGAAATCGGCCTCTCGGTCTACGAGCGCAGCCAGAAGATCCGGGAAGAGCTGGTTGCCATCAAGGCGCTCGCCGAAGACCGGACCAACCGGCCCTCCGGCATGCTGCGCATCTCCTGCCCGGCGGTCCTCTCCGAAATTCTGGTCACCGATTTCGCCATCCAGTTCGCCGAGACTTATCCCGACGTGCGACTGACCTTGGACAACACCAAGGGAACGTTCGACCCGAAGATCGATCACTACGACCTCGCGATCCATCCCGTGCGCGAAGATCTGGCCGATTCCGAATTGATCTGCCAGAAGCTCGCGATCACGCCTTACCGCCTGGTCGCGGCACCGGACCTGATGGCCCGCATGGCCGCCTGCACGAGTCCCGCCGACCTCGAGGGCCTGCCGGGCATCGGCTGGGGCGCCGATGGCTTCATGGCGCGTTGGCGGCTGCTCGGCGCGAACGTTGAGACGACAGAGATCAACCTCAAGCTCAAGTTTTCGGCCAACAACCTCAACATCATCCGCCAGGCCGCGCTGCGGGGCCTCGGTCTTGCGCGATTGCCAATGCCGATGTGCGAGGCGGACCTGCTCAGTGGAAGACTCGTTCAGCCGCTTCCCGGCTGGTCGCCGCCACCGGTGACGTTCTACGCGCTCTATCCCTCCCGCCGATCTTTGACCGTCGCCGGCAAGTTATTCCTCACCGGTCTTGCCAAATTTCTTCAGGACAGGCTGCGGTCGCTCGACGCTCCGCAACAACAGGTCTCGGCGCCTGCAGTAGAGCCGAAGTCTCAACGCGCTTCCAAGAGGCGCGGGCGCAGGTCGACCAAGCGTTGA
- a CDS encoding methyl-accepting chemotaxis protein, which translates to MSIRYKIFGAFSVVLLLACGIAFYGIRAIGNSGDMVVRLYDGPLMGINHARSAHAALHGARLVLQRALVAGSSSDVAKFEALIRDSVEDLKVVRERAATPSVAAAREKAEAQLKDWSTAALKILKPTPGGATEIPTSFLLAQQGDRLMASIDDLVELVAAYGYEYRMAAEKDVEAARTMMLSVAVGTVAIGLLIALAFSYSMSRPISAAVRVAERVAAGNFTDDIAVRRRDELGRLLKSLAVMQASLKTRADDDLAVIAAKDLSSAEQVGHRQRLEAEIDAFRSAFSEVMSNTARMTGELTDTAQGLASAARNAGSQSNEAASTAKETSANVQTVASAASQLGQSVQAITSQLADATTIVQRASGMAEAANQTIGRLASAAQQIDEVVGFIRTIAGQTNLLALNATIEAARAGEAGRGFAVVASEVKALATQTAKATEEISSQITEVQSATREAVDNVGAIASIIGDIDGFTGRIAAAVSQQNAAAGEISRNIGQAASGTAQVARSIAGTAEATDNANRTADIVLATAHDLSSQASQLRSSVDRFLSNVAA; encoded by the coding sequence ATGTCGATACGCTACAAGATTTTCGGTGCCTTCAGCGTCGTGCTTCTGCTGGCTTGCGGCATCGCCTTCTACGGCATTCGCGCCATCGGCAATTCCGGCGACATGGTGGTCCGTCTCTATGACGGCCCCTTGATGGGGATCAACCACGCGCGTTCCGCCCACGCGGCACTGCACGGGGCGCGGCTGGTGCTTCAGCGGGCCCTTGTTGCCGGCAGCTCCAGCGACGTCGCCAAGTTCGAGGCGCTGATCCGCGACAGTGTCGAGGACCTGAAAGTGGTGCGTGAGCGCGCCGCAACGCCCAGCGTTGCGGCCGCGCGCGAGAAGGCCGAGGCCCAGCTCAAGGACTGGTCGACCGCCGCGCTCAAGATCCTGAAGCCGACGCCCGGCGGCGCGACGGAGATCCCGACCAGCTTCCTGCTTGCACAACAGGGCGACCGGCTGATGGCGTCGATCGACGACCTCGTCGAGCTGGTGGCGGCGTATGGCTATGAATATCGCATGGCGGCGGAGAAGGACGTCGAGGCGGCCCGCACCATGATGCTGTCGGTCGCCGTCGGAACCGTCGCGATCGGACTGCTGATCGCGCTTGCGTTCTCGTACTCGATGAGCCGGCCGATCTCCGCGGCGGTGCGCGTTGCCGAGCGCGTCGCCGCCGGCAACTTCACCGACGACATCGCAGTGCGCCGCCGCGACGAGCTCGGCCGCCTGTTGAAGTCGCTTGCGGTCATGCAGGCGAGCCTGAAGACCCGCGCCGATGACGATCTCGCCGTGATCGCCGCCAAGGACCTGAGCAGCGCGGAGCAGGTCGGCCACCGGCAGCGCCTGGAAGCCGAGATCGACGCCTTCCGGTCTGCCTTCAGCGAGGTCATGAGCAACACCGCGCGCATGACCGGCGAGTTGACGGATACGGCCCAGGGGCTCGCCTCCGCCGCACGCAACGCGGGATCGCAATCGAACGAGGCGGCTTCGACGGCGAAGGAGACCTCGGCGAACGTGCAGACCGTGGCATCAGCCGCAAGTCAGCTCGGCCAATCCGTCCAGGCGATCACGTCGCAACTGGCGGATGCGACCACCATCGTGCAGCGCGCCTCCGGCATGGCGGAAGCGGCCAACCAGACCATCGGCAGGCTCGCCAGCGCCGCCCAGCAGATCGACGAGGTGGTCGGCTTCATCAGGACCATCGCCGGCCAGACCAATCTGCTCGCGCTCAACGCCACGATCGAAGCGGCGCGGGCGGGCGAAGCGGGCCGGGGCTTTGCGGTCGTCGCCTCCGAAGTGAAGGCGCTGGCGACGCAGACGGCAAAGGCGACCGAGGAGATTTCAAGCCAGATCACCGAGGTGCAGTCGGCGACGCGCGAGGCGGTCGACAATGTCGGCGCCATCGCGTCGATCATCGGCGACATCGACGGCTTTACCGGGCGGATCGCGGCCGCGGTCAGCCAGCAGAATGCGGCGGCCGGCGAGATCTCCAGGAATATCGGGCAGGCGGCCTCGGGCACCGCGCAGGTCGCGCGCAGCATCGCCGGGACGGCCGAGGCGACTGACAACGCCAATCGCACGGCCGACATCGTTCTGGCCACGGCGCATGACCTGTCCAGCCAGGCGTCGCAGCTGCGCTCGTCGGTGGATCGCTTCCTGTCAAACGTCGCGGCATAG
- a CDS encoding plastocyanin/azurin family copper-binding protein, whose product MRTIALFACVIVAGFSVGAYAATEIVHQQGRAFSAESITVKKGEAVTFLNDDTVPHNIMSASKGNEFNLGSQAPGTSTDVSFKEAGDVQVICAIHPRMKMMVKVID is encoded by the coding sequence ATGCGCACAATCGCTCTCTTCGCCTGTGTCATCGTTGCCGGCTTTTCGGTCGGCGCCTATGCCGCGACCGAAATCGTCCATCAGCAGGGCCGTGCCTTCTCCGCCGAGAGCATCACGGTCAAGAAGGGCGAAGCCGTCACCTTCCTGAACGACGACACGGTGCCGCACAACATCATGTCGGCCAGCAAGGGCAACGAGTTCAATCTGGGATCGCAGGCGCCGGGCACCTCGACGGACGTGTCCTTCAAGGAGGCGGGCGATGTGCAGGTGATCTGCGCCATTCATCCGCGCATGAAGATGATGGTCAAGGTCATAGACTAG